Proteins encoded together in one Camelina sativa cultivar DH55 chromosome 9, Cs, whole genome shotgun sequence window:
- the LOC104711272 gene encoding dnaJ homolog subfamily B member 1-like isoform X1 — MGVDYYNILKVNHNATEDDLKKAYKRLAMIWHPDKNPSTRRDEAEAKFKRISEAYDVLSDPQKRQIYDHYGEEGLKSGKIPNSSAAAATSSSEASSSSSSARYSHFHQNRQQHPPNAASFRFNPRDAEDIYAEFFGSEGGGGGSNAGGRGNRTFRNGHFNTGGGNYGANGYSGEMRRVPAVENPLPVSLEDLYNGVKKKMRLSRNVYDASGRMRVVEEILPIDIKPGWKRGTKLTFPKRGNEEPGIIPADIIFVVEEKPHPVYKRDGNDLLVNQEITLLEALTGKTVNLITLDGRTLMIPLTDIIKPDHEIVVPNEGMPISKEPGKKGNLRLKLSVRYPTRLTTEQKSDLKRVLGGVS; from the exons ATGGGTGTGGATTACTACAATATACTGAAGGTGAATCACAACGCGACGGAGGATGATCTCAAGAAAGCTTACAAGCGTCTCGCTATGATTTGGCACCCCGACAAGAACCCTTCGACTCGCCGAGACGAAGCCGAGGCGAAATTCAAACGGATCTCCGAAGCCTACGACGTTCTTTCCGATCCTCAGAAACGTCAGATCTACGATCATTACGGCGAGGAAGGTCTCAAATCTGGCAAAATCCCTAATTCATCCGCGGCGGCGGCGACTTCTTCATCTGaggcttcttcgtcttcttcttccgcgAGGTATTCTCACTTCCATCAGAATAGGCAGCAGCATCCTCCTAACGCTGCGTCGTTTCGTTTTAACCCGAGAGATGCGGAGGATATATATGCTGAGTTCTTTGGATCtgaaggcggaggaggaggaagcaatGCTGGTGGGAGAGGAAACAGAACGTTTAGGAACGGTCATTTCAACACCGGCGGTGGTAATTATGGAGCCAATGGTTATAGCGGTGAGATGAGGAGAGTTCCAGCTGTGGAGAATCCATTGCCTGTGAGTTTGGAGGATCTGTATAATGGTGTCAAGAAGAAGATGCGTTTATCTAGAAATGTCTACGATGCTTCTGG AAGAATGAGGGTCGTTGAGGAGATCTTGCCTATAGATATAAAACCCGGGTGGAAGAGAGGCACAAAGCTCACATTCCCTAAGAGAGGCAACGAAGAGCCTGGAATCATACCGGCGGATATTATTTTCGTGGTGGAAGAGAAGCCACATCCTGTTTACAAGAGAGATGGAAACGACCTTTTGGTCAATCAGGAGATAACTCTACTTGAAGCCTTGACTGGTAAGACCGTCAACCTGATCACGCTTGATGGAAGGACTCTGATGATCCCACTAACGGATATCATCAAACCCGATCACGAGATTGTTGTTCCAAACGAAGGAATGCCAATCTCTAAAGAACCTGGAAAGAAAGGTAACTTGAGATTGAAGCTTAGTGTGAGATACCCGACAAGGCTCACAACGGAACAGAAATCAGACCTGAAGAGAGTTCTTGGTGGTGTCTCATGA
- the LOC104711272 gene encoding dnaJ homolog subfamily B member 1-like isoform X2, which produces MGVDYYNILKVNHNATEDDLKKAYKRLAMIWHPDKNPSTRRDEAEAKFKRISEAYDVLSDPQKRQIYDHYGEEGLKSGKIPNSSAAAATSSSEASSSSSSARYSHFHQNRQQHPPNAASFRFNPRDAEDIYAEFFGSEGGGGGSNAGGRGNRTFRNGHFNTGGGNYGANGYSGEMRRVPAVENPLPVSLEDLYNGVKKKMRLSRNVYDASGMRVVEEILPIDIKPGWKRGTKLTFPKRGNEEPGIIPADIIFVVEEKPHPVYKRDGNDLLVNQEITLLEALTGKTVNLITLDGRTLMIPLTDIIKPDHEIVVPNEGMPISKEPGKKGNLRLKLSVRYPTRLTTEQKSDLKRVLGGVS; this is translated from the exons ATGGGTGTGGATTACTACAATATACTGAAGGTGAATCACAACGCGACGGAGGATGATCTCAAGAAAGCTTACAAGCGTCTCGCTATGATTTGGCACCCCGACAAGAACCCTTCGACTCGCCGAGACGAAGCCGAGGCGAAATTCAAACGGATCTCCGAAGCCTACGACGTTCTTTCCGATCCTCAGAAACGTCAGATCTACGATCATTACGGCGAGGAAGGTCTCAAATCTGGCAAAATCCCTAATTCATCCGCGGCGGCGGCGACTTCTTCATCTGaggcttcttcgtcttcttcttccgcgAGGTATTCTCACTTCCATCAGAATAGGCAGCAGCATCCTCCTAACGCTGCGTCGTTTCGTTTTAACCCGAGAGATGCGGAGGATATATATGCTGAGTTCTTTGGATCtgaaggcggaggaggaggaagcaatGCTGGTGGGAGAGGAAACAGAACGTTTAGGAACGGTCATTTCAACACCGGCGGTGGTAATTATGGAGCCAATGGTTATAGCGGTGAGATGAGGAGAGTTCCAGCTGTGGAGAATCCATTGCCTGTGAGTTTGGAGGATCTGTATAATGGTGTCAAGAAGAAGATGCGTTTATCTAGAAATGTCTACGATGCTTCTGG AATGAGGGTCGTTGAGGAGATCTTGCCTATAGATATAAAACCCGGGTGGAAGAGAGGCACAAAGCTCACATTCCCTAAGAGAGGCAACGAAGAGCCTGGAATCATACCGGCGGATATTATTTTCGTGGTGGAAGAGAAGCCACATCCTGTTTACAAGAGAGATGGAAACGACCTTTTGGTCAATCAGGAGATAACTCTACTTGAAGCCTTGACTGGTAAGACCGTCAACCTGATCACGCTTGATGGAAGGACTCTGATGATCCCACTAACGGATATCATCAAACCCGATCACGAGATTGTTGTTCCAAACGAAGGAATGCCAATCTCTAAAGAACCTGGAAAGAAAGGTAACTTGAGATTGAAGCTTAGTGTGAGATACCCGACAAGGCTCACAACGGAACAGAAATCAGACCTGAAGAGAGTTCTTGGTGGTGTCTCATGA
- the LOC104711264 gene encoding uncharacterized protein LOC104711264 translates to MGQKKKTHASRTKQSPSSAAATVTVAEVEPSEISACSLYERGFPGPDANVEPLDSPVVKLECEKALKSFGRGSYNKAIRLIKDSCSRHQDSALAHRVQGTLCVKVAAVYEDLATKNKFLRNAIESARKAVELSPNSIEYGHFYANLLYEAANDGREYDEVVQECHRALSIEYPIDPAKGSLQDETQLKILTPEARIAHVQDELRSLIQKSNIGSLSTWMSNLGKGEDKFRLIPIRRMAEDPIESNLVQTRWPNEIKKATKSREELRKEVEVRVAAARLIQQNSESSLSENVDNKGSDSTLGAGHRNGERRKHGNARKNSSTVDRRDRVRSYWDSMSKEMKKELLRVKVSDLKSHFSASKDGQANEIISEALSFCGGSKTWRFWRCCQCSEMFMSSEAHMQHIVQVHMCNVMPKMQMVLPQSVDTDRIDVLLSSPWKPLDLSAAMKLLRSQQKIQNSEFNNFHSGDNMEDGDDCFEDAWNDTSPEKESLGDACNGCDEKESEEVKLSIAFPPLDGWPLSDDPERAKLLGKIRAAFELLIRQNYLASSHLDKVIQFTLDKLQNIPAVSQFVNRSLNQSPICICFLGASQLRNILKFLQDLSQPCGLSRYSEQSNPINFGDLGREVTEEILFDAEDSCLLLDEKLLGTESIQEKFMGSALHNVDIASSGDIANGNNVSSSVDGFLSWIFTGPSSEEQIVSWIRTKEEKTNQGQEIMQILEKDFSHLENLCERKCEHLNYEGALQTVEDLCLEEGRKREISAEFTHESFETVLRKRREELNESDHELVFISSRFELDAITNVLKDAESLNHNQFGYEESYGCVSSQLRDLESGETDEWGLKDSLHEADSFIETAIQKQKEHLSAELSRIDAQMMRIVTGMQQLELRLGPVSSNDYQIVLLPLVKSYMRTHLEVLAEKDATEKSDAAREALLVELALDSKKDARGRNDNSKHTLEKSKDKKKIKDTRKLKDLKATIGNDHRSNVDSTEHSLLQGASSGDYSEADVVSEAVEALKEQEEEYRRQIELEEEERKLEKSLEYQRRIEDEAKEKHMAEQQKNYSSSVPMNVAKAVYNVCTATDYLVDDLDLHEHAKSINQEKRNGRVDDLEGARVNTNGVFPSTNPCVKSDTAKVQDIKSQKVVPNGTAMQAGDQRTGRRGRRHKASNKLVDGKYQITPSETENSKSQWSGTDGERQSETLRSNGDVGTKTLRQLQAEDDEEERFQADLQKAVRQSLDAYQGGRNMSTLLEVNNDGGLSYVTTESWSPTGVPIFGTGLQNEVGEYNCFLNVIIQSLWNLELFRAEFLRRSTLEHHHVGDPCVVCSLYEVFTALSVASSESRKEPVAPSSLRIALSNLYPDSSFFQEAQMNDASEVLAVIFDCLHRSFAQSSSLSDTESAESNSTGSWDCANRTCIAHSLFGMDIFEQLNCYSCGLESRHMKYTSFFHNINASALRTMKVTHPGNSFDELLNLVEVNHQLACDPETGGCGKLNHIHHILTTPPNVFTTVLGWQNTCETVEDIAGTLAALNTEIDVSIMYRGLDPKSAYSLVSVVCYYGQHYHCFAYSHEHDQWIMYDDKNVKVIGSWSDVLTMCERGHLQPQVLFYEKR, encoded by the exons ATGggtcagaagaagaaaacccacGCGTCTCGCACCAAACAATCTCCGTCGTCTGCGGCCGCGACGGTGACTGTCGCAGAGGTTGAGCCGTCTGAGATTTCCGCTTGTAGCTTATATGAGAGGGGTTTTCCCGGACCAGACGCTAATGTGGAGCCGTTGGATTCACCTGTCGTCAAGCTAGAATGCGAGAAGGCACTCAAGTCGTTCGGGCGTGGGAGCTACAACAAGGCGATTCGTCTCATTAAGGATTCCTGCTCTCGCCATCAAGACTCTGCCCTAGCCCACCGTGTTCAGGGTACTTTGTGCGTTAAGGTTGCTGCCGTCTACGAAGACCTAGCTACCAAAAACAAGTTTCTTCGGAATGCTATTGAATCTGCTAGAAAGGCTGTGGAGCTCTCTCCCAACTCGATTGAGTATGGGCATTTTTATGCCAACTTGCTTTATGAGGCTGCCAACGATGGGAGAGAGTATGATGAGGTCGTGCAAGAGTGCCACCGTGCTCTCTCCATTGAATATCCTATTGATCCTGCTAAAGGGAGTCTTCAGGATGAGACTCAGCTTAAGATATTGACACCTGAGGCTCGTATTGCACATGTCCAGGATGAGCTCAGGTCTCTGATACAGAAGTCTAACATTGGTTCGTTGTCCACTTGGATGAGTAACCTGGGCAAAGGTGAAGACAAGTTTCGGTTGATTCCAATTAGGAGGATGGCTGAGGATCCTATTGAGAGTAACTTGGTTCAGACCAGGTGGCCTAACGAGATTAAAAAAGCTACCAAGAGTCGTGAAGAGTTAAGGAAGGAGGTTGAAGTGAGGGTAGCTGCAGCTAGGTTGATACAGCAGAACTCAGAGTCTTCCCTGTCGGAGAATGTTGACAACAAGGGATCGGATTCAACATTAGGCGCGGGGCATAGAAACGGGGAGAGGAGAAAGCATGGAAATGCGAGGAAAAACAGCTCCACAGTGGACAGAAGGGATCGGGTTAGGTCGTACTGGGATTCTATGAGcaaagaaatgaagaaagagTTGCTTAGAGTTAAGGTTAGTGATCTTAAGAGTCACTTTAGTGCTTCAAAGGATGGGCAAGCAAATGAGATTATAAGTGAGGCACTGTCCTTTTGTGGGGGCAGTAAGACTTGGAGGTTCTGGCGTTGCTGCCAGTGCAGTGAGATGTTCATGAGTTCTGAAGCTCATATGCAGCATATTGTGCAGGTGCACATGTGTAATGTCATGCCTAAGATGCAAATGGTTCTGCCTCAGAGTGTCGACACTGATAGGATTGATGTACTTCTTAGTTCCCCATGGAAACCATTGGATCTCTCTGCTGCAATGAAATTGCTTCGCAGTCAGCAGAAAATCCAAAACTCTGAGTTTAATAACTTTCACTCTGGCGATAATATGGAAGATGGTGACGACTGCTTCGAGGATGCATGGAATGATACTTCACCAGAGAAGGAAAGCCTTGGAGATGCTTGCAACGGTTGTGATGAGAAGGAATCTGAAGAGGTTAAGCTGTCAATTGCATTTCCTCCTCTTGATGGATGGCCATTATCTGATGATCCTGAACGTGCAAAGCTCCTTGGGAAAATACGTGCAGCCTTTGAGCTACTTATCAGACAAAACTATTTGGCTTCTAGCCATCTTGATAAGGTGATACAGTTTACGTTGGATAAACTCCAAAATATACCCGCAGTTTCGCAATTCGTAAATCGTAGCTTGAATCAGTCACCCATATGCATCTGCTTTTTGGGAGCTTCTCAACTCAGGAACATTCTGAAATTCCTGCAGGACTTGTCTCAGCCTTGTGGATTGAGTCGATATTCTGAACAAAGTAATCCCATTAATTTTGGCGACCTTGGTCGTGAAGTTACAGAGGAGATTCTTTTTGATGCTGAAGATTCATGTCTTCTTCTGGATGAAAAGTTGCTTGGCACTGAGAGCATCCAAGAGAAATTTATGGGCTCAGCATTGCATAATGTAGATATAGCAAGTTCTGGAGATATTGCTAATGGCAATAATGTGTCTTCTAGTGTGGATGGATTTCTTTCATGGATCTTCACAGGACCCTCTAGCGAGGAACAAATTGTGTCATGGATACGCACaaaggaagagaaaacaaaccaaGGGCAGGAGATCATGCAGATCCTTGAAAAAGATTTCAGTCACTTGGAGAACCTTTGCGAGAGAAAATGCGAACACTTAAACTACGAGGGAGCACTGCAAACTGTTGAGGACCTTTGTCTTGAAGAAGGCCGGAAGAGGGAGATTTCAGCAGAGTTTACCCATGAAAGCTTTGAAACTGTTCTGAGGAAACGAAGAGAAGAGCTAAATGAGAGTGACCATGAGTTGGTGTTTATCAGTAGTAGGTTTGAATTAGATGCTATAACAAACGTTTTGAAAGATGCAGAATCTCTTAACCACAATCAATTTGGATATGAAGAATCATATGGCTGCGTGAGTTCTCAGCTACGTGATCTAGAATCTGGTGAAACTGATGAATGGGGGTTGAAGGATTCCTTACATGAGGCTGATAGTTTCATAGAGACTGCGATccagaaacaaaaagaacatttgTCCGCAGAG CTTAGCAGAATCGACGCGCAAATGATGCGAATTGTCACGGGGATGCAGCAATTAGAGCTAAGACTTGGACCAGTTTCTTCCAACGATTATCAGATAGTATTGTTACCGTTGGTGAAGTCCTACATGCGG ACACATTTGGAGGTGTTGGCAGAGAAAGATGCCACTGAGAAGTCTGATGCTGCAAGAGAAGCATTACTTGTTGAGCTTGCTCTTGATTCTAAGAAGGACGCTCGAGGAAGAAATGACAATTCAAAACACACGCTGGAAAAGTCCAAGGAcaagaaaaagattaaagacACTAGGAAACTGAAAGATTTGAAG GCTACCATTGGAAATGACCATCGCTCCAATGTTGATTCAACTGAACACAG CCTCCTTCAGGGTGCATCATCTGGTGATTATTCAGAGGCTGACGTTGTTTCTGAAGCTGTTGAAGCTTTAAAAGAACAGGAAGAGGAATATAGACGCCAAATAGAGCTAGAGGAGGAGGAGCGAAAACTTGAAAAATCTTTGGAGTATCAGAGAAGAATTGAGGATGAAGCCAAGGAGAAGCACATGGCAGAACAACAAAAGAATTATAGCTCTTCTGTTCCCATGAATGTTGCAAAGGCAGTGTATAATGTTTGCACAGCCACAGATTATCTAGTTGATGATTTAGATTTACACGAACATGCAAAATCCATAAATCAG GAGAAAAGGAATGGACGAGTTGATGACTTGGAAGGAGCCAGAGTGAATACAAATGGTGTTTTCCCGTCAACAAATCCTTGTGTGAAATCTGATACTGCAAAGGTGCAGGATATAAAATCCCAAAAAG TAGTGCCTAATGGCACAGCTATGCAAGCTGGTGATCAACGCACTGGGAGGAGAGGTAGACGCCACAAAGCTTCAAATAAGTTAGTTGATGGAAAATATCAGATCACACCTTCTGAGACAGAGAATAGTAAATCTCAGTGGTCAGGTACCGACGGGGAGAGACAATCTGAAACTCTGCGTAGCAATGGTG ATGTGGGAACAAAGACATTAAGACAATTACAAGctgaagacgatgaagaagaaaggtttcAAGCTGACCTTCAAAAGGCAGTGCGTCAAAGCCTTG ATGCGTACCAAGGAGGTAGAAATATGTCGACACTTCTGGAAGTAAACAATGATGGGGGTTTATCTTATGTTACAACGGAGTCTTGGAGCCCAACCGGAGTTCCCATATTTGGCACAGGTCTTCAGAATGAAGTTGGCGAATACAATTGCTTTTTGAATGTTATCATACAG TCTCTATGGAATCTGGAGTTGTTTCGAGCTGAGTTCTTACGGCGTTCAACACTAGAGCACCATCACGTGGGAGATCCTTGTGTTGTCTGCTCTTTGTATGAAGTTTTTACTGCTTTAAGCGTTGCTTCGAGTGAATCACGAAAAGAACCTGTGGCTCCTTCATCTCTTAGGATTGCTTTGAGTAACTTGTATCCAGATAGCAGTTTTTTCCAAGAG GCTCAGATGAACGATGCGTCAGAAGTATTAGCTGTAATCTTCGACTGCCTTCATCGCTCGTTTGCTCAAAGCTCAAGCCTGTCTGACACAGAATCTGCTGAGAGCAACAGTACGGGTTCATGGGACTGTGCCAATCGCACATGTATTGCCCATTCTCTGTTTGGAATGGATATTTTTGAGCAACTGAATTGCTACAGCTGTGGGCTGGAGTCCAGGCATATGAAGTACACTTCCTTTTTCCATAACATCAACGCTAGTGCCCTACGCACCATGAAG GTTACACACCCTGGGAATTCATTTGACGAACTTCTAAATCTTGTCGAGGTGAACCATCAACTAGCCTGTGATCCCGAAACTGGTGGGTGTGGGAAACTCAACCATATCCACCATATTCTAACCACTCCACCAAATGTTTTTACAACAG TTTTAGGGTGGCAAAACACATGTGAGACTGTAGAAGATATAGCAGGTACTCTTGCAGCCTTGAATACCGAGATAGACGTCAGCATCATGTACCGTGGTCTGGACCCTAAAAGCGCATATAGCTTAGTTTCCGTG GTTTGTTATTATGGACAACATTATCATTGTTTTGCATATAGTCATGAGCACGATCAGTGGATCATGTACGATGACAAAAACGTTAAG GTGATCGGTAGCTGGAGTGATGTTCTTACAATGTGTGAAAGAGGACACTTGCAACCACAGGTTCTCTTCTACGAGAAACGTTAA
- the LOC104711271 gene encoding L-galactono-1,4-lactone dehydrogenase, mitochondrial, with amino-acid sequence MLRSLLLRRSVGRSLGTSTIRPPFPPLRTLCTSGQTLTPPPPPPPPPRPPPPVSSTASEAEFRKYAGYAALAVFSGVATYFSFPFPENAKHKKAQIFRYAPLPEDLHTVSNWSGTHEVQTRNFNQPENLADLEAVVKESHEKKLRIRPVGSGLSPNGIGLSRSGMVNLALMDKVLEVDKEKKRVTVQAGIRVQQLVDAIKDYGLTLQNFASIREQQIGGIIQVGAHGTGARLPPIDEQVISMKLVTPAKGTIELSKDKDPELFYLARCGLGGLGVVAEVTLQCVDRHELVEHTYVSNLQDIKKNHKKLLSANKHVKYLYIPYTDTVVVVTCNPVSKWSGPPKDKPKYTTDEAVKHVRDLYRESIVKYRVQDSSKKSPDSSDPNINELSFTELRDKLLALDPLNDVHVAKVNQAEAEFWKKSEGYRVGWSDEMLGFDCGGQQWVSESCFPAGTLANPSMKDLEYIEELKKLIEKEAIPAPAPIEQRWTARSKSPISPAFSTAEDEIFSWVGIIMYLPTADPRQRKDITDEFFHYRHLTQKQLWDQYSAYEHWAKIEIPKDKEELEALQARLRKRFPVDAYNKARRELDPNRILSNNMVEKLFPVSSTA; translated from the exons ATGCTCCGGTCACTTCTTCTCCGACGCTCCGTCGGCCGTTCTCTCGGAACATCCACCATCCGTCCTCCATTTCCTCCTCTCCGTACTCTCTGCACATCCGGTCAAACATTGactccaccaccgccgccgccgccaccaccacgTCCTCCGCCTCCGGTTTCGTCCACCGCCTCAGAAGCCGAATTCCGTAAATACGCCGGATACGCAGCACTAGCTGTCTTCAGCGGAGTCGCTACCTATTTCTCGTTTCCGTTCCCTGAAAATGCAAAGCATAAGAAGGCTCAAATCTTCCGTTACGCTCCATTGCCTGAAGATCTCCACACTGTCTCTAATTGGAGTGGTACTCATGAGGTACAGACTAGGAACTTTAATCAACCGGAGAATCTTGCTGATCTCGAAGCGGTTGTCAAGGAATCTCATGAGAAGAAGTTAAGGATTCGACCCGTTGGATCGGGTCTCTCGCCTAATGGGATTGGTTTGTCTCGCTCCGGGATGGTGAACTTGGCGCTCATGGATAAAGTTCTTGAGGtggataaagagaagaagagagttacGGTGCAGGCTGGGATTAGAGTACAGCAATTGGTTGACGCCATTAAGGACTATGGTTTGACTCTTCAGAACTTTGCCTCCATTAGAGAGCAGCAGATTGGTGGCATTATTCAG GTTGGGGCACATGGGACAGGTGCTAGATTGCCTCCTATTGATGAGCAGGTGATCAGCATGAAGCTGGTCACTCCTGCAAAGGGAACAATTGAACTTTCAAAGGACAAAGATCCAGAGCTCTTTTATCTAGCTCGGTGTGGCCTTGGTGGACTTGGAGTTGTTGCTGAGGTCACCCTCCAATGTGTTGATAGACATGAACTTGTGGAGCACACATACGTCTCAAACTTGCAAGATATCAAGAAAAATCACAA AAAATTGCTCTCTGCAAACAAGCATGTTAAGTACCTATATATTCCTTATACCGATACAGTCGTGGTTGTAACATGCAACCCTGTATCAAAATGGAGTGGGCCACCTAAGGACAAACCAAAGTACACTACAGATGAGGCTGTAAAGCATGTCCGTGATCTCTATAGAGAGAGCATTGTGAAGTATAG GGTCCAGGACTCTAGTAAGAAGTCTCCTGACAGCAGTGATCCAAACATAAATGAACTTTCATTTACAGAGCTGAGAGATAAGCTGCTTGCCCTCGATCCTCTCAATGATGTTCATGTTGCAAAAGTAAATCAAGCTGAGGCAGAGTTTTGGAAAAAATCAGAAGGATATAGAGTAGGGTGGAGTGATGAAATGCTGGGCTTTGACTGTGGTGGTCAACAGTGGGTATCAGAATCTTGTTTTCCAGCTGGAACCCTCGCCAACCCTAGCATGAAAGACCTTGAATATATAGAAGAGCtgaaaaaactaatagaaaaggAAGCAATACCAGCACCTGCTCCAATAGAGCAGCGATGGACAGCTCGAAGTAAGAGTCCCATAAGCCCTGCATTCAGCACTGCAGAGGATGAAATTTTCTCATGG GTTGGCATAATTATGTATCTCCCAACAGCAGACCCTCGCCAGAGGAAGGACATTACAGATGAATTTTTCCACTATAGACATTTGACACAGAAACAATTGTGGGATCAATATTCTGCGTATGAACATTGGGCTAAAATTGAG ATACCAAAGGATAAAGAGGAACTTGAAGCCCTACAAGCAAGACTCAGAAAACGTTTCCCAGTGGATGCATACAACAAAGCACGCAGGGAACTGGACCCAAATAGAATCCTCTCCAACAACATGGTGGAAAAGCTCTTCCCAGTTTCCAGCACTGCTTAA